Proteins from a genomic interval of Rhodococcus rhodochrous:
- a CDS encoding MlaE family ABC transporter permease, whose amino-acid sequence MTVSRGRGDLVLLRGRRAVRAPLNVLDRAGDQMSFYARAVAWTPRTLTHYRKEVLRLLAEVTFGSGALAVIGGTIGVIAMMSGFTGVVVGLQGYAALEQLGSSVLTGFLSAYVNTRELAPIVAALALSATVGCGFTAQLGAMRISEEIDALEVMAVPSLPFLVTSRMIAGFVAVIPLYIIGLLAAYLATRTISTLFNGQSSGSYDHYFYLFLPPEDVLYSFAKVLVFAFVVILIHCYYGFHASGGPAGVGVAVGRAVRTAIVTIAILDFFLSLAIWGTTTTVRVAG is encoded by the coding sequence ATGACAGTCTCCAGAGGCCGCGGAGATCTCGTTCTTCTCCGGGGTCGCCGAGCGGTGCGCGCACCGCTGAACGTGCTCGACCGCGCGGGGGACCAGATGTCCTTCTACGCGCGTGCCGTCGCGTGGACCCCGCGAACCCTCACCCACTACCGCAAGGAAGTCCTGCGGTTGCTCGCCGAGGTCACCTTCGGCAGCGGTGCACTCGCCGTGATCGGTGGCACCATCGGCGTCATCGCGATGATGTCCGGCTTCACCGGCGTCGTCGTGGGTCTGCAGGGTTACGCCGCGCTCGAGCAGCTCGGCTCGTCGGTGCTCACCGGCTTCCTCTCGGCCTACGTCAACACCCGTGAACTGGCCCCGATCGTCGCGGCGCTCGCGTTGTCGGCGACCGTGGGTTGTGGCTTCACAGCACAGCTCGGTGCCATGAGGATCAGCGAGGAGATCGACGCCCTCGAGGTGATGGCCGTGCCGTCGCTGCCGTTCCTGGTGACCTCCCGGATGATCGCCGGCTTCGTCGCCGTGATCCCGCTGTACATCATCGGTCTCCTCGCGGCCTATCTCGCGACCCGCACGATCAGCACGCTGTTCAACGGCCAGTCGAGCGGCTCGTACGATCACTACTTCTATCTGTTCCTCCCACCGGAGGACGTGTTGTATTCGTTCGCGAAAGTGCTGGTCTTCGCGTTCGTGGTCATCCTCATCCACTGCTACTACGGTTTCCACGCCAGCGGCGGTCCCGCCGGCGTCGGGGTGGCCGTGGGCCGCGCGGTGCGTACCGCGATCGTGACGATCGCGATCCTCGACTTCTTCCTCAGCCTCGCGATCTGGGGCACGACGACCACGGTGAGGGTGGCCGGATGA